CAAAACTCGGTTGCCAAACTGCCCGGTAATAGATTCCGTTGCTGAGGAAGCGCATGTTCACTGTCATCATGAACACGATCGCCAGGGACAAACCCAAACCCCAATCCTTATACTTGATGCAAAACTCTTTTTTATAACGGAAAAGGTAAGCCATTATCACACCATACATCAAGCTATCAAGACGATAGATCACAATCTTGCGCAGCATATCTGGAAGCTTCTTGTCTTCCGGGTCGAGATAGTACTGCTGCATTCGTAAAACAAGTGGCAAGACCAAAATGGTGATTGCGACAAAAAGCACCGCATTTTTTCGTTCCTTGAATAAAAATGAGCACGCAAAAATCAGCACAGGCAGAAGCAGGTAAAACCACTCTTCTACCGACAAACTCCAAGCCTCTGGAAAGAAAAACTCCGGATGGGGGACCACCAAGTTCTGAGAAAAAATGTAATAGGTCCAAGTGAATTCGTCGGTGGATCTCCCCAAAGCATAGCAGAGGACAAGCACCAGGGTGAGGATCAATACATAATTGGGGAGGGTACGAAACCAACGGCGAATCCAAAATTGGAAGATTTCACGGGGTCCAAAATTTTGTTCCTCCAGAATTCGCAGCAGAATCCCGCCAATCAGAAACCCGCTGAGCACAAAGAAGACCGATACGCCATCCATGGCAGGCAGTGGCAGGTTGAAAATCCGTTGCACAGAGACCGGCAATACAAACATCGAATGCATGTACATGACGATCAATATCGCGATGGCACGCATAAGATCAAGACCAAAAATCCGGCCACTAGCCTCCTCTTTCTCCAACATTTAAATCTGGGATATCTTTGTAACTCAAAATAAGTACGTAGACCCCGAATATGCAATTTTGCAACAAAACACCCTGGGATCCCGAGAGAAAAGGAAAAGCTGGAAAACAATTCATTGGGCTACCTAAACACCAAATTGCCTCAAATGATGATCCAAATGGATCCAACCCATTCGGCACCACTCCTTTTCACCCATTATCCCAAAGGTTGGGTGGGCGGCCCAAGGGTATTCATTCCCTTTGGAAACCACGATATCGATGTAGGCATACAAGGCTTGGCGGTCTTTTTCAAAATCAGTGGGCTTTGTACCGCTCGTAAGCTGATCGAGCTCCGGCATGGTTGACACCTTCCCCTTTGGAGCTGGCATTCCCGCCAAAACCAACCATCGCATCAGCGTGCGCCCAAAAAATCCTGCCTCGCCCTTCACTGGCAACTCTCCCAAAGCCATCCTGAACTGATCGGCGAGGTGGCAAAGCACCTGAGCGGCATTCATCTTGCCCCACAACGCAGGAGAATCGGGCTGCAACTTCGCGATTCTCGCCATCATGGCGGTTTTTGCGTCCGGATCCAACAGGGTATTCTTCATGTGACATTCGACTTAAGAACTGCTAAAATAGTGCACATTCCGCAATTTGCCGGTCATTCTTCGCAGCTGAGGCAGTCTTTCATCCTTCATTGGCTGCTCCTTCCATCGAACTCAGCTTCGTTGACCATTTCTCGAATCCTTCTTCGATTTCTTCCTTGCCCTCACGACGGGAGCGCATTCGTTGCTTACGCCAACGCTTCTCCCTTTCGATGGCCTCATCGTCTCTCATCTTGTCAAACTTACGCTTTGGCATCGTCCATCACCTCCTTTCCCCGTGCATAGTCGAGCCTACCTTGCGCAAATGCCTCCCAAGCTTCGTTGACTTCCTTGCGGTGCTCACGGTCCCGCAACTTTGATTTTGTATCCCTGCGAATGGATTTCCAGCCATTGCGACGTGGAGACTTGATTTTCAGGCCATGCTCCCGGAGACAGCCTTGTGTTTCAAGCGCGTCGAGATAGGCAATCTCCTGCTTGAGTTCCACGTTGGGAATGAAGCGATGCGCAATCCAGAGTTTGGACCGCCGGGATTCAAATACCCAGGGTTCGATGACGCAATAAACCCGCTGATAGCGGTCCCAGCCCTGATAAAAATAGCCTTTGAGGTGGTTGGGGAGGCGTTCATACCTCCTCGAATTCAATTTTGCAGGCGTATGCCGCCATTCTTCCCAACGCCTCAGCTTTGGATTCCAGTTTTTGAAATCCTTGCGCCGCGCGTCTTCCACCTTCTGCACATGCTGCAGCAATTCCAGGAACCGACGTGCATCCGACCGGCTTGCGACATCTTTTCGCACCACCAAATGCCTGCGATATCCCCAGAATTTCGGCACCTCCAACGGCACACGTTCTTCATTTTCATGACGATCCAGAATCCAGAGCTGGTTACTTCTCCTCCGGATTTGGATCATTCGCTTTTCGGCAGCCGTTTTATTGGCACGCACGAATAACCGATCGCCCATAAGACCTTCGATCTTAAAATGTTATGTAACTTGAAAAAGGTTTGCGCTTGTCAATTCAACCGCAGTGGCGGTGGAAGTACAAGACGTCTTTTGTCGAAGGATGGACTACCGTAACATGATGCTGCAAAGCTAGCAAAGCGCATCACAATTTTGTCTCCGTTCACCTTCTCCTTTTGACGATTCGCCACTGGAATTGAGCAGTTTGCATGGGAGTCAGGAATCAACAATGCGCGGTGCAAAAAAAACACGGTCAAATAATCCACAAACAGGGTTTTTGTGAAAGTTTATGGTGAATTTTGCAGGCATTGCTGACAACAGCAGTCAAGACCGAGTGATTGTAAAGAAAAAAGCTGCCGAAATGCTGCGCATTGCATTGTTTGCCTCCGGAAACGGAAGCAACGCGGAGCGTATTGTTCAGCACTTTCAAGGCAGTGATTCTGTTGCAGTTACCGTGATCTTCACCAACAATCCCAAGGCAGGCGTAGTAGCAAGAGCAAAGGCGCTTGGCATCAGCCTTGAAGTACTGTCCAAAAGATGCTACGAAAGCGGAAGCGAATTGCTTTCAGAATTGCGTAGGCATCAGGTTGACTTCATCGTCTTGGCAGGATGGCTGAAGCATGTGCCGGATGCAGTCGTGGCAACCTACCGTGGCCGCATCGTGAACATCCATCCCTCTCTCCTGCCTGCTCACGGCGGCGAAAGCATGTACGGGAGTCGCGTGCATGAGCAGGTCATCGCCAATGGCGACTCTGTATCCGGCATCACCATCCACCATGTCGACGAGCATTACGATCAGGGTGAGATCATTCATCAAGTGAAACTATCGGTGCAACCCAACTGGGATGCAACCACTTTGGCACAAGAAATCCATGCGCTGGAACATGCGCACTATCCAACAGTGATTCAAAATTTGATCGAATCGGTGCAGGAGGCCCCCAATCAGGCGCTTCGCAAGATCGAAACCGCCCTCATCAGTGTCTACCACAAGGACGGATTGGATGCCATCGCTTTGCAATTGCAGGCACTTGGCGTCACCATCATTTCCACGGGAGGTACAAGCGACTTTCTCAAGGGTTTGGGCATCGAGGTTACCGACGTGGCCGACTTGACCGATTATCCCTCGATCCTCGGCGGACGTGTGAAGACGCTGCATCCCAAAGTCTTCGGGGGAATTCTCGCAAGACGTGCCGATGCCGGCGATGTTGCGACCATGGAGGAATATGGAATCCCAAGCATCGATTTGGTGATTGTGGATCTTTATCCTTTTGAGGATACCGTTGCATCAGGTGCGGCAGAGCAGGCGATCATCGAAAAAATCGACATCGGCGGCATTTCGTTGATCCGCGCAGCAGCCAAAAACTTTAAGGACGTGTTGTGCTTGCCTTCGCGCAACCACTACGCTGAATTCTTGGATACCTTGACAAGGCAGGAAGGCTGCTTTACACTGGCGCAACGCAAGTACTATGCAGCTGAGTCCTTTGACGTCTCTTCCCATTATGACAGCCAAATTTACGGCTACATGGTGGGTGAGCCGCGCAGCTTCAAGCGATCGATCCAACAAAAGAGTCCCTTGCGGTACGGTGAGAATCCGCATCAAGAGGCGGTTTTCTACGGTGACTTGGACGCGCAGTTTGAGCAATTGCATGGCAAGGCTTTGTCTTACAACAATTTGCTTGATGTCGATGCAGCGGTCAACTTGATGGCCGATTTTCAACAAGGCGAACCCTGTTTTGCGATTTTCAAGCATACGAACCCTTGCGGCGTTGCCCTGGGAACGACGCTGAAGCAAGCATGGGACCGCGCCTTGGAATGCGATCCGGTATCGGCCTTCGGCGGCATCATCATCTGCAATGGCATCGTGGATGTGGACGTTGCCGATGCGATTCAAGAGATTTTCTTTGAAGTATTGATTGCTGAAGGATTTACAGCTGATGCATTGGCAAGATTGCAGCAGAAGAAAAACCGGATTCTGCTAAGGCGCAAATCACACGACCTACCACGCCATACGGTGCGAACGGCCGTCAATGGCCTTCTTTTTCAGGAAAAGGACAACCTTTTGACCGATTCCTCCGTATATGAGCCGAAATCTACAAGGCAAGTGACTGAAAATGAACTTGCTGACGTGATATTTGGGGAGAAAATCGGAAAGCATCTCAAGTCGAATGCCATTGCGATTGTAAGGCAAAAGCAGCTGATTGGCAGTGGTGTCGGGCAGACATCGCGCGTCGACGCGCTGAAGCAAAGCATTGCAAAGGCAGCTGAGCGCGGATTTTCGCTGAAAGGCGCCGTACTCTACTCGGATGCATTTTTTCCATTTGCAGACAGTGCCGAGCTGGCGTTGAAGGCTGGCATTGAAGTTTTGGCAGAGCCGGGTGGCTCGGTCAAGGATCAGGAAACGATTGATTTTTGTGAAAAGCACGGAATGTGCTTGATATTTACGAAGTATCGCCACTTTAGGCATTAATTTTTAGGAAGCGGGATCTACTATGGGTTTGTTTAACTTTTTTACCTCGGAAATCGCCATCGACCTTGGCACCGCCAACACACTTATCATGCACAATGATGAGATCGTGGTCGATGAGCCGTCTATTGTGGCCCTTGACCGGATGACAGGCAAAGTTCTGGCTATCGGCAAGGAGGCCCAACAAATGCATGAAAAGACGCACGAAAACATCAAAACGGTGCGTCCGTTGCGTGATGGTGTGATTGCTGACTTTACGGTCGCAGAACACATGATCCGCGGCATGATCAAAATGATTCATCCAGGCCGTCGCCTGATGCCGAGCAACCACAAGATGGTCATCTGCATTCCGAGCGGCATTACCGAAGTCGAAAAACGCGCTGTGCGTGACTCGGCCGAGCACGCAGGTGCCAAGGAAGTCTATTTGATTCCAGAACCAATGGCAGCTGCGATCGGTATCGGCATCAACGTCGAGGAGCCGGTCGGTCACATGATCGTCGACATCGGCGGTGGAACCACCGAGATCGCCGTGATTGCCCTTTCTGGAATCGTGAGCGACCAAAGCATCCGGATCGCAGGTGACGAATTCAACAGCGACATCTTGGATTATATGCGCCGTCAGCACAACCTGCTGATCGGGGAGCGCTCTGCCGAGCGTATCAAAATCGAAGTCGGAGCAGCTTTGCCCGAACTCGACAACCCGCCTGCGGACATCGAAATCCGCGGCAAAGACTTGATGACCGGTATTCCAAAGACGATTTCCATCAGCTATCGCGAAATCGCCCATGCTTTGAACAAGAGCATCGCCAAAATCGAGGAAGCTATCCTGAAGGCGTTGGAATTCACGCCTCCTGAACTTTCCGCGGACATTTATGACCGCGGTATCCACATCTCAGGTGGCGGTGCTTTGTTGCGTGGCTTGGACATTCGCCTCAGCGAAAAGACCAAACTTCCGATTCACATCGCCGACGATCCGCTTCGTGCCGTCGTGAAAGGTTCTGGAATTGCCCTCAAAAACACGGGTACCTTCAAGTTTTTGATGACTTGATTTGCAGGCATTTGCCAATTGAATTGCAGCACCTTTAGTCCCGCTTCCATATTCCGCTTGCACTTCATTGGCGATCACGTTTTTTTCTCGCATCTCGATACGTTTTTGAGCAACTGATCTATGTGGCGCATTTTCCGGTTTCTTGGCCGGTTTGGAAACTTCCTCTTGTTCCTGTTTCTGGAGCTTGTGGCATTTATCATTATTGTCTCCACCAATCATAAGCAACGCACGATCTCTGAAGGGATGTTGCTCGAAATGTCGGGTTCCCTGGCAGAAAGAAAGTCCTCAATTTTCAGTTATTTCAACCTGAATACTGAAAATGAAAACCTCAAGGAGCACCTTGCCGCCTTGCAAAGTCAGGTCTTGGCTTTGCAAGATTCGCTCAACGTTGTACTTCACCGCCGGCCGGATAGCCTGGACTATATGGTGGTTCCAGATTCAATTGCCAAAGACAGTTGTCTGTTGATGGAATTTACCGAATTGGAACTTCCTGACTCCCTGATCCCCGTCTCCAGGTACAAGTTTATCCCTGCAGTGGCCATCAATAATTCCGTAAATCTGAATTACAACTACATCACCATCAACAAGGGTCGCAATCAAGGCGTGGTGATGGACATGGGAGTGATTTCGCCGGATGGGATTGCAGGACAGGTGGTTAATGTCAGCGCCAACTATTCACTTGCCTTGAGCGTGCTCAACGACAAGTTCTTGACCGGGGCTAAATTGCTCCACAATTCCAACGTGGGTACTATTCGATGGTCGGGGACCAATCCTCGGTTTGCGACGCTGAAATTCATTCCCCAAACCAGTCAGATTAACATCGGCGACACGGTTGTAACCTCTGGTTACAGTACGGTCTTTCCAAAGGACTACATGATTGGCCGGGTGAGCGAATTTAATATCCATACACAGGATGGCTTTTATGATATCACGGTAGAATTGGCGACCAATTTCCGCGGCCTGCACCACATTTTTCTGGTTCAGCACAGTCATCAGGCCGAAATCGACTCCATTGAGCAAAACAAACCGGCACAATGAATCTCTACCTACGGCATACCGCAATTTTTGTATTGTATTTGCTGGCGCAAGTATTGGTCTTGCGTCACTTGACGCTGTTTGAAACAGCGTCTGCCCACATATTTCTGGTTTCCCTTCTGATCCTGCCGGTGACGACGCCATTTCCAATCTTGCTTTTGATGGGATTCTTTGCAGGTATGCTGGTGGACCTGCTGTCCTTTGGACCGTTTACCGGGATTTCTTCTTTTTCGGCGGTGTTGATGTTGAGCCTGCGAAATGCCTGGGTATTCTTGATCACCAACAAATCCAGCTTCAGGGGAAGCGAGGAAACCATGATCAGGGTGCAGCCGATTGGCTGGCTTTTGCAGTATATGGTGCCTATGGTCTTGCTTTATGAGTTGAGCTATCATTTGTTGGAGGCCTTCGGTTTCGATGATTTCGGCATCACAATGCTACGTTTCATCACCAGCAGCTTGTATACTTTGTTGTTGTGCATCATTTTTACTTACTGGATTCACCAAGACTATAAGCGTTGAACAATAATAGCAACAGGGGAACTCAAATTCTGATAGGCTTTGCCTTCATCCTGCTCCTATTTGTGGTGCGCTTGCTGTTTTTGCAGGTGATTTATGAAAAATACTCCATTCAGGCTCAGGCAGTTGATATGGAGAAGGTGGATTTATATCCTTCACGTGGCATTATTTATGACCGTAAGGACCGCCTTTACGTCAAGAATACCCCAATTTTTGATGTGATGTTCATGCCAAGCCAAATCACGATTCCGGACACCAATATCCTTGTCGAGCATCTTGGACTTACCCGGGAAAAGATTCGGGCAGCCTTAAAGCAGTACACGAAAATCGATCGGTATCATTGGCAGCCCTTGGTCACCAAGCTTGATCAGGAACGCTTTGGCAGGTTTAGCGAGCAGATGTATAAGTTTGAGGGAATCAAAGTGGTAACCCGGCCAATCCGGGAGTACAACTATCCGGCTGGCGCGCACTTTTTGGGCTACCTCTCCAAGATTGATTCAGGGGACATCAAACGGCAGATCAAGGAAGACGATGTCAAAGACTATCCATATAGCGGCGAGGATTTGATCGGCAAACTCGGCATCGAATATCAATATGAAAAGACCCTTCGCGGGAAAAAAGGCTCCAAACTGGTATTGGTGGATCACCTCCACCGCCAAATGGAGTCCTATGACGACGGGAAATACGATGAAAACCCGGTTTCGGGATCCGATATCAAACTAGGTGTCGATGCAGACCTGCAGATGCTGGGGGAGAAGTTGATGCAAGGAAAACGTGGAAGTATCGTCGCCATCGAGCCTAGTACGGGCGAAATCCTCGCCTTCGTTTCAGCTCCGAGCTATGACCCGTCTGAGTTGACCGGCAGCAACTTGGGAAACAACTACATGCGCCTGTTTGCAGACCCCGAGTTACCGCTGATCAACCGTCCGCTAAGCGCACAGTACCCTCCTGGATCGATCTTCAAGATGGTGCAAGCGCTTGCTGCCTTGGCGGAAGGGGTCATCGATGAAAACACCCACTACGGTTGCGGCGGATCGTGGTTCAGGAACAAAGGGAAACCTGCTTGCCATGGTGCCCACGGTTCGGTAGATCTGTCTTACGGGATCAAACAAAGCTGCAACAGCTACTTTGCCGAAGTTTATTATTCCTATCTTAATCACTCAAAGTTCAAGGACATTCACGAATCGTACCAAAGCTGGTACGACCGGATGATCACATTCGGAATTGGCCACAAGCTCGGCGTGGACATTCCGGATGAAAAACCAGGCAACCTTCCCCGCAAGGAGACTTATGACAAGACTTATGGTAAAAAAGGTTGGGGCGCATTGACCATCTACTCCAACTCGATTGGCCAAGGCGAAATATTGATGACACCGTTGCAAATGGCCAATATCGCAGTGTTGATCGCCAACCGTGGCTGGTACTATCCACCGCACTTTGTCGTTGCAGAAAAGGCATCCGGCACCCCATGGAAACCCAAGGAATACCCAAAAATCGACCCGCAAGGCAATCCGTTTCAGTATGAGGTGGTGGTAGATGCGATGGAACAGGTCGTGCTCGCAGGCACCGGCACCCGTGCACGCATTGACAGCATCACAGTTTGCGGCAAAACTGGCACGGTGGAAAACAAAGCCGGCGAAGACCACTCCGTTTTTATGGCATTCGCCCCCAAAGACAAACCGAAGATTGCAATTGCAGCTATCGTGGAAAACGCAGGTTTTGGCGGTACTTGGTCTGCGCCGATTTGCGCCTTTATGATGGAGCAATACCTGAAAGGCAAAATCAAGGATCCTGCAAAAATGCAGCCATTGATCGATGCCCGGTTTAGCCCCGTCAGACGAGAAAACCAGCCCGAAGCGGTAAAACCAGACCCCAACCAAATCATGAACGATGGCAACTGAGTACTCCATTCGAGAATCGAAGGTCGATTGGATTACCATCGGTCTTTACCTCATCATCGTCGTGCTGGGTTGGTTAAATCTTTATTCCACCTCTAGCAGCATTGATCCCTCCTACATCAACTTCAACAGCTACCACGGCAAGGAAGCTGTCTTTTTGATTGCATCCTTTGGATTGGGGATTTTTGTACTGTTCATGGACACCAAATTCGTCGAGTTTGTGTCGTTCATCTACTACGGATTGTGCATGGTTGCCCTTGTGGCGGTACTTTTTGTGTCCAAGGTCAGTGGTGCGGCGAGTTGGTTTGAAATCGGAGGGGTCAAGATCCAACCGACGGAATTTGCCAAAGTTGCGACACTCATGGCATTGGCCAAATTCATGTCGCGGTACAATTTCAGCCTCAAAAACCGGCAGGACCTTTTGACGGTGCTTGGGATCGTTTTCTTGCCAATGGTGCTCGTTTTGGCGCAGAATGACGCTGGATCAGCACTTGTCTTTTGCAGCTTGATCCTGGTTTTTTACCGTGAGGGCCTGCATCCGCTGATTTTGCTCGGATTGTTGCTGCTGGTTATGGTTGGGTTTATTTCCTTGGTTTTCAGTGCCGAAAAGTGGTTGCCGCTCTACCTCGGTGTTCCGCTCGTCCTTTTGGCTGGTGCTTCTTACTGGTACATCTTCCGCCGACGGTTCATCACATGGCATATTGTCGGCTTGCTATTTATGGTGAGCATCCCCTTTACTGCCACCAAGGTGGTCAAGGATTATCAAAGTGCCCGCTTCAGGGTTTTGGTTGCAAGCAATGCCGATATCAAAAAGGACGATGCACTGAAAAAGGTGCATTACAATTACATTCAAGCCCTTGTCGCGGTCGGCTCAGGAAAAGTCTGGGGAAAAGGATTTGGCAAAAGCACCCATACCCGTGCCAACTTCGTACCTGAGGAACATACCGACTACATTCACTGCGTATTTGGCGAAGAACATGGCTTTGTCGGCAGCACGGTCTTGCTGCTCCTGTTCTTCTTGCTTGTCGTGCGCGTGATCTACGTCGCCGAAAACTCAAAAACAGTCTATGCGCGCGTTTTTGGATACGGAGCGGCCTCGATTCTCATCGTGCACGTGGTCGTTAATATTGGGATGAGCATCGGCGTGGTCCCGACGATTGGCATTCCCTTACCATTCTTCAGCTATGGCGGGTCTTCCGTGATCGCATTCAGCTTGATGCTGTTCATCATGATGAATCACTACAGCTACCGCACAAACATCTTGTCAAGCGGATCAAGCTTCAGCGGCGGTGGCAATACACGCGGAGGTTTTACGCCACCTGTGCGCACACCCGCATCGAGTGCGCCAAAGGACTCAAACTTCAAACATTAAGATTGGAATCTGGCGCGAACCATGGCTTCAAATTCCTTTGAAACCTTGTCGTTGCGGTTCACATTGGGGTCGTTGAAGACGTACTTCTCAAGCACTTCATTGGTTTCTTCCAGTGACTCGGTCTTGTTGATCTTGTCCAACACAACCTTAAACTTCACGCTGCTCCCTCCAAATACCTTCTGCACGTATTGGAACTGTTTGTGTACAGGGATGTGCTCAGCTTTGATTGATTTGCCACTGTCTTCGTCTCCGCCGACCGGGCTTGCCTGCTGACGGAATTTATCGACCAGCGTCCTTGGTTCCTTGCTGCCAAATTCGTCGTTGCGCTCACTGCTCCCCAACAGGCTCTTGGGAGTGACAGGCTGCTCATTCACAGGCGGTTGCTCCACTTCCGGCTGACGAACTTCCTCCCTTGGCGGCTCATTGGTGCGCACGCGCACCTCAATTTTGGGGCTTTGAACGCCTTCCTTCTTCTCCTGACCGCGCTCCACAAGGCTTGGCTGCTTTCCTTCGCGGTTGGCAAATGCCTCATTGATGGATCTGGGCTTCTCTTCCACTTTGGGTTCCTCACGTGGTGTGCTCACCAACGGTTTGCGCACCTCAACCTCCTCTTGAACCCAAGGCGGCAGATTGCTCGGCCTCGATTCCTTTTCTTCCACTTCCGGCTTGGGCGTTTCAACCCACGGTGGTGTGGTAGGCTTGGATTCGCGCTGCGACGGTACCACCGGCTCTTCCCTTTTCTCCTCAGGGCGCTGGATGTTCTCCGGGCGAATACGAATCACCGGCTTCTTCCGCTCTTCTGCCTCAGGCTCGACAACTGCGGTATGGGTCGAATCCTCGACCACCGCGGTATTTTCCGGCTCTTGATAGCGACCAACCACCTCGTCAATTTCCTTACCCGTGAGATTGACAAAAAGCTCCCGCTGATATTCGCTGATGCTGCGGGATTCTTTTCCCTCCCAAAGCTCGATGACCCGGTCAAATTTTTCAAAAAAGACCTGACGCTCGACTTGGTTGAGGTTGTTCTTTTCGTGGTACTTCAGAATCGACTGAATCACGAAGTCAAAGCTGCTGAAATAAGGGGCATGTTTGCGGAAAACATCAATCCCGATTGCATCCGTATTCAGAAAAAAGAAGCGACCGATCGCATCCTCGGCATTGAGGATCAATTTGATGCTATTGTACACCGCTTGGCGCACCAAAGGCTCAAAATCGGCTTGTTTCACCAGGATATGCCCCGAAAGCAAATTCAAAAAGCGGCGCAAACCATCTTTGACCTCATTTGCCGAATAGTCAAAATAGGGATGCACCATCTGAGAAATCTGGGCATTCCAATCTTGATATATGCGGAACAAGATGAATTGATTTACCTGCGAATGGTGGCAAAATTCAGTAATGCCGGCACCATCAATGGCGCCGTTCTCAAATCGGTCTTGGGCAGATTGAAGCAACTTGGCGGTGATGTCATCGACCAACTGGTTGAGTTTCTGATCTGCGAGGATTATCTTCTTCATTCTAGGGGTAAGCCAATCAAAATATGGCTGCAAAAATAAACAAACTCTACTTGATTCAAGGCAAAATACAGGGCCGGATATACCCCAAAATCGGAGCGACTGTCCAAATAATGCGCCAAAACAACGAAATTCGGCTTGGTCAGAACCCAACGGCT
This genomic stretch from Bacteroidota bacterium harbors:
- a CDS encoding acyltransferase, encoding MLEKEEASGRIFGLDLMRAIAILIVMYMHSMFVLPVSVQRIFNLPLPAMDGVSVFFVLSGFLIGGILLRILEEQNFGPREIFQFWIRRWFRTLPNYVLILTLVLVLCYALGRSTDEFTWTYYIFSQNLVVPHPEFFFPEAWSLSVEEWFYLLLPVLIFACSFLFKERKNAVLFVAITILVLPLVLRMQQYYLDPEDKKLPDMLRKIVIYRLDSLMYGVIMAYLFRYKKEFCIKYKDWGLGLSLAIVFMMTVNMRFLSNGIYYRAVWQPSFEPLAGMLALPFLASWRSTRWKYLGMPVRFVSTVSYSMYLLNLTLVQLILLPILTGEMSRALDQQPPLGIAFVRFGLFWAITFVLSWVLFRYFERPMRDLRDRFPLNAREKVPHGKQ
- a CDS encoding DUF1569 domain-containing protein, with amino-acid sequence MKNTLLDPDAKTAMMARIAKLQPDSPALWGKMNAAQVLCHLADQFRMALGELPVKGEAGFFGRTLMRWLVLAGMPAPKGKVSTMPELDQLTSGTKPTDFEKDRQALYAYIDIVVSKGNEYPWAAHPTFGIMGEKEWCRMGWIHLDHHLRQFGV
- the purH gene encoding bifunctional phosphoribosylaminoimidazolecarboxamide formyltransferase/IMP cyclohydrolase — translated: MVNFAGIADNSSQDRVIVKKKAAEMLRIALFASGNGSNAERIVQHFQGSDSVAVTVIFTNNPKAGVVARAKALGISLEVLSKRCYESGSELLSELRRHQVDFIVLAGWLKHVPDAVVATYRGRIVNIHPSLLPAHGGESMYGSRVHEQVIANGDSVSGITIHHVDEHYDQGEIIHQVKLSVQPNWDATTLAQEIHALEHAHYPTVIQNLIESVQEAPNQALRKIETALISVYHKDGLDAIALQLQALGVTIISTGGTSDFLKGLGIEVTDVADLTDYPSILGGRVKTLHPKVFGGILARRADAGDVATMEEYGIPSIDLVIVDLYPFEDTVASGAAEQAIIEKIDIGGISLIRAAAKNFKDVLCLPSRNHYAEFLDTLTRQEGCFTLAQRKYYAAESFDVSSHYDSQIYGYMVGEPRSFKRSIQQKSPLRYGENPHQEAVFYGDLDAQFEQLHGKALSYNNLLDVDAAVNLMADFQQGEPCFAIFKHTNPCGVALGTTLKQAWDRALECDPVSAFGGIIICNGIVDVDVADAIQEIFFEVLIAEGFTADALARLQQKKNRILLRRKSHDLPRHTVRTAVNGLLFQEKDNLLTDSSVYEPKSTRQVTENELADVIFGEKIGKHLKSNAIAIVRQKQLIGSGVGQTSRVDALKQSIAKAAERGFSLKGAVLYSDAFFPFADSAELALKAGIEVLAEPGGSVKDQETIDFCEKHGMCLIFTKYRHFRH
- a CDS encoding rod shape-determining protein gives rise to the protein MGLFNFFTSEIAIDLGTANTLIMHNDEIVVDEPSIVALDRMTGKVLAIGKEAQQMHEKTHENIKTVRPLRDGVIADFTVAEHMIRGMIKMIHPGRRLMPSNHKMVICIPSGITEVEKRAVRDSAEHAGAKEVYLIPEPMAAAIGIGINVEEPVGHMIVDIGGGTTEIAVIALSGIVSDQSIRIAGDEFNSDILDYMRRQHNLLIGERSAERIKIEVGAALPELDNPPADIEIRGKDLMTGIPKTISISYREIAHALNKSIAKIEEAILKALEFTPPELSADIYDRGIHISGGGALLRGLDIRLSEKTKLPIHIADDPLRAVVKGSGIALKNTGTFKFLMT
- a CDS encoding rod shape-determining protein MreC, whose protein sequence is MWRIFRFLGRFGNFLLFLFLELVAFIIIVSTNHKQRTISEGMLLEMSGSLAERKSSIFSYFNLNTENENLKEHLAALQSQVLALQDSLNVVLHRRPDSLDYMVVPDSIAKDSCLLMEFTELELPDSLIPVSRYKFIPAVAINNSVNLNYNYITINKGRNQGVVMDMGVISPDGIAGQVVNVSANYSLALSVLNDKFLTGAKLLHNSNVGTIRWSGTNPRFATLKFIPQTSQINIGDTVVTSGYSTVFPKDYMIGRVSEFNIHTQDGFYDITVELATNFRGLHHIFLVQHSHQAEIDSIEQNKPAQ
- the mrdA gene encoding penicillin-binding protein 2; this translates as MNNNSNRGTQILIGFAFILLLFVVRLLFLQVIYEKYSIQAQAVDMEKVDLYPSRGIIYDRKDRLYVKNTPIFDVMFMPSQITIPDTNILVEHLGLTREKIRAALKQYTKIDRYHWQPLVTKLDQERFGRFSEQMYKFEGIKVVTRPIREYNYPAGAHFLGYLSKIDSGDIKRQIKEDDVKDYPYSGEDLIGKLGIEYQYEKTLRGKKGSKLVLVDHLHRQMESYDDGKYDENPVSGSDIKLGVDADLQMLGEKLMQGKRGSIVAIEPSTGEILAFVSAPSYDPSELTGSNLGNNYMRLFADPELPLINRPLSAQYPPGSIFKMVQALAALAEGVIDENTHYGCGGSWFRNKGKPACHGAHGSVDLSYGIKQSCNSYFAEVYYSYLNHSKFKDIHESYQSWYDRMITFGIGHKLGVDIPDEKPGNLPRKETYDKTYGKKGWGALTIYSNSIGQGEILMTPLQMANIAVLIANRGWYYPPHFVVAEKASGTPWKPKEYPKIDPQGNPFQYEVVVDAMEQVVLAGTGTRARIDSITVCGKTGTVENKAGEDHSVFMAFAPKDKPKIAIAAIVENAGFGGTWSAPICAFMMEQYLKGKIKDPAKMQPLIDARFSPVRRENQPEAVKPDPNQIMNDGN
- the rodA gene encoding rod shape-determining protein RodA, whose amino-acid sequence is MATEYSIRESKVDWITIGLYLIIVVLGWLNLYSTSSSIDPSYINFNSYHGKEAVFLIASFGLGIFVLFMDTKFVEFVSFIYYGLCMVALVAVLFVSKVSGAASWFEIGGVKIQPTEFAKVATLMALAKFMSRYNFSLKNRQDLLTVLGIVFLPMVLVLAQNDAGSALVFCSLILVFYREGLHPLILLGLLLLVMVGFISLVFSAEKWLPLYLGVPLVLLAGASYWYIFRRRFITWHIVGLLFMVSIPFTATKVVKDYQSARFRVLVASNADIKKDDALKKVHYNYIQALVAVGSGKVWGKGFGKSTHTRANFVPEEHTDYIHCVFGEEHGFVGSTVLLLLFFLLVVRVIYVAENSKTVYARVFGYGAASILIVHVVVNIGMSIGVVPTIGIPLPFFSYGGSSVIAFSLMLFIMMNHYSYRTNILSSGSSFSGGGNTRGGFTPPVRTPASSAPKDSNFKH